The following proteins come from a genomic window of Frankia casuarinae:
- a CDS encoding helix-turn-helix domain-containing protein, translating to MELSAEDLAELRGMINDRDVPVNVATRARIILLHAEHRLKKDIVALAGVSLPTVNQWISRCESEGVQGLLDRSRAAGTGAGEHSQPRPCSHAGHSAGGNRTDALVVAGAGEVRHADHGGFDLLALRRKTLAGEPPPTLAARHL from the coding sequence ATGGAGCTTTCGGCAGAAGATCTTGCGGAACTGCGAGGCATGATAAATGATCGAGACGTTCCCGTGAATGTCGCCACGCGGGCGCGGATCATCCTCTTGCATGCCGAACACCGGCTGAAGAAGGACATCGTCGCACTGGCCGGTGTCTCGTTGCCGACCGTGAATCAGTGGATCTCGCGGTGCGAATCCGAGGGGGTCCAAGGACTCCTCGACCGATCGCGCGCCGCGGGAACAGGTGCCGGCGAACATTCGCAGCCGCGTCCTTGCTCTCACGCGGGCCACTCCGCCGGCGGAAACAGGACTGACGCACTGGTCGTCGCGGGAGCTGGCGAAGTACGTCACGCGGACCACGGGGGTTTCGATCTCCTGGCACTTCGTCGCAAAACTCTGGCGGGAGAACCACCTCCAACCCTGGCGGCAAGGCACCTTTAA
- a CDS encoding HAD family hydrolase codes for MRRVEAVLFDWAGTLTPWANVDVAGFWALAAAYVVGRNPEKTAAALLAAERELSVRARERHSSATLAELFSLAGVPHTEQAAAAYLDAWTPHTLLDPLAPRLLTELRERGLRVGLLSNTTWPRERHEAIFARDGVLDLFDGAVYSSEIPWAKPHPEAFRCALRAVGDVPPENAVYVGDRLYEDVYGARVAGLRAILIPHSEVPEKELVAIEDTTPDAVIYRLDDLLAIIDGWNAPGVPVEGVS; via the coding sequence GTGAGGAGGGTAGAGGCGGTTCTGTTCGACTGGGCGGGTACGCTCACCCCATGGGCGAACGTGGACGTCGCCGGATTCTGGGCCTTGGCTGCGGCCTACGTGGTGGGACGGAACCCCGAAAAGACCGCGGCAGCATTGCTGGCGGCAGAGCGCGAGCTGTCGGTCCGTGCCCGTGAGCGACACAGCTCGGCCACACTGGCCGAGCTGTTCTCCCTCGCGGGAGTGCCGCACACCGAGCAGGCCGCCGCCGCGTATCTGGACGCTTGGACACCTCACACGCTACTCGACCCGCTGGCTCCCAGGCTGCTGACCGAGTTGCGCGAGCGCGGTCTGCGGGTGGGCCTGCTATCGAACACCACGTGGCCGCGCGAGCGGCACGAGGCCATCTTCGCCCGCGACGGTGTGCTGGACCTGTTCGATGGGGCCGTCTACAGCAGCGAGATCCCCTGGGCCAAGCCGCACCCGGAGGCCTTCCGTTGCGCCCTGCGTGCGGTGGGGGATGTGCCACCGGAAAATGCCGTATACGTCGGAGATCGGCTCTACGAGGACGTGTACGGCGCGCGGGTGGCGGGTCTTCGCGCGATCCTCATCCCTCACAGCGAGGTGCCGGAGAAGGAGTTGGTGGCCATCGAGGACACCACTCCGGATGCGGTGATCTACCGCTTGGACGATCTGTTGGCAATCATCGACGGCTGGAACGCTCCCGGGGTACCGGTTGAAGGTGTGAGTTGA
- the folE gene encoding GTP cyclohydrolase I: MSLTYPDGRAGLADEVADGTDPLEGLARQLLVEIGEDPGRDGLRETPARYARWWREFVGFDPGNTETAFEQVNHGQLVQVNDIRVWSLCEHHLLPFWCDISIAYLAKDKLLGLSKFARIAHHHAHRLQVQERLTGAIADAIEALCGVPDVAVRAKGEHLCMTMRGIRSPATMSTLVLRGVFKDDPHMRNLLS; this comes from the coding sequence ATGTCGCTGACCTATCCCGACGGACGCGCGGGCCTCGCCGATGAGGTGGCGGACGGAACGGACCCGTTGGAAGGTCTGGCCAGGCAATTGCTGGTGGAGATCGGTGAGGACCCCGGCCGTGACGGTCTGCGTGAGACTCCGGCCCGCTATGCTCGCTGGTGGCGGGAGTTCGTCGGGTTTGACCCCGGCAACACCGAGACAGCCTTCGAGCAGGTTAACCACGGACAGCTGGTGCAGGTCAACGACATCAGGGTGTGGTCCCTGTGTGAGCACCACCTACTGCCATTCTGGTGCGACATCTCCATCGCTTACCTGGCCAAGGACAAGCTGCTGGGGCTGTCGAAGTTCGCCAGAATCGCCCACCACCACGCCCACCGGCTTCAGGTGCAGGAACGGCTGACCGGCGCCATCGCCGACGCGATCGAGGCCCTGTGCGGTGTGCCCGACGTCGCGGTACGAGCCAAGGGCGAGCATCTGTGTATGACGATGCGCGGTATACGCAGCCCGGCGACGATGTCCACTCTGGTGCTACGCGGGGTATTTAAGGATGACCCGCACATGCGGAACCTGCTGTCGTGA
- a CDS encoding NUDIX hydrolase, producing MEPPAEPRTTDRFTRPLPAALVVIPGTNGTVTFVHQQKGPYAGNWLLPGGGIEPGETAEAAARREALEETGCQVESLRPVAVYEFFGRWRNGDYHLLMFAFAAAEPVTVPRGFRGDGVGRIIQARIDEIQLHSTDLQILTDAGFAAFGRDDINRALSADRITMVAHAIAGSTTMAPGRTEGGIDSCR from the coding sequence GTGGAGCCGCCTGCTGAGCCCCGGACGACAGACCGATTCACCCGACCGCTTCCCGCTGCGCTGGTGGTCATCCCCGGCACGAACGGCACCGTTACGTTCGTGCATCAGCAGAAGGGGCCCTACGCCGGGAACTGGTTGCTGCCTGGCGGTGGGATCGAGCCCGGTGAGACGGCCGAGGCGGCGGCGCGCCGAGAAGCGTTGGAGGAGACCGGGTGCCAGGTGGAATCGCTGCGCCCGGTCGCGGTCTACGAGTTCTTCGGCCGGTGGCGGAACGGCGATTATCACCTGCTGATGTTCGCTTTCGCCGCAGCGGAGCCGGTGACGGTGCCGCGGGGCTTCCGCGGTGACGGGGTAGGCCGGATCATCCAGGCTCGGATCGATGAGATCCAGTTACACAGTACGGACCTGCAGATCCTGACCGACGCCGGCTTCGCAGCGTTCGGTCGAGACGACATCAACCGGGCGCTGTCCGCCGACAGGATCACCATGGTGGCGCACGCCATCGCGGGGTCGACGACGATGGCCCCTGGGCGCACCGAGGGAGGAATAGATTCATGTCGCTGA